A window from Aliamphritea hakodatensis encodes these proteins:
- a CDS encoding type I secretion system permease/ATPase produces the protein MTQLDADWAIGSRQEHFVDPLLDALVSLSRYYGMPASADSLTSGLPLVDGRLDVELFPRAAERTGLAARLARQNLNQIHNLLLPCVLLLKGRRCCILLKVDHDKGEAHILQPEVGDGEMVLPITELADSFTGNVFYVKKKYQFDQRSPEVLGDKKQHWFWGTVMQVMPIYRDVLVASLLINCFAVASPLFVMNVYDRIVPNLAFDSLWVLAVGVSLVFLFDFLLRKLRYYFIDVASKKLDLQLSAKIFSRVMGIRLEARPLSVGAFANNLQSFEAIREFITSATISALVDLPFTIIFLLVIWIVGGPLVAIPVVVIVILLGYSMYLQKPLAQQIELTSKLSAQKQATLIEGLYGIEAIKITDSQSKYQVLWEQSISEMGKHDIKTRRLTNSASSLSSFLQQMMTVAVIILGVYLVAAGELTMGGIIAAVMLGGRAVGPMAQVSLLATRYNQAKSSMTLINQVMEMPLEQEEGRKYVSHSKLDGKIEFDNVSFSYPGYESTALNNISFTINPGERVALIGSIGAGKSTLEKLILGLYVPTEGDIRIDGVNIQQLHPAELRRNIGCITQDAQLFFGSIRDNIVLGTPFASDQALLRAAEWGGVTEFTNHDPDGLERQVGEGGRQLSGGQRQAVAAARAMIMDPPIFVLDEPTSQLDRRSEQRLLEQLKKLDETKTIFLSTHKSSMLDVVDRIIVLEKGRLIADGPKLEVINWLREGGPRSGQAQQRG, from the coding sequence GTGACGCAGTTAGACGCTGACTGGGCAATAGGTTCGCGGCAGGAGCATTTCGTCGACCCTTTGCTTGATGCGCTAGTATCTTTATCCAGATATTACGGTATGCCGGCTTCCGCCGATTCTCTCACCAGCGGCCTGCCCCTTGTGGATGGCCGGCTTGATGTGGAGCTTTTCCCCCGGGCTGCAGAGCGTACCGGGCTGGCCGCACGTCTGGCCAGACAAAATCTTAACCAGATCCATAACCTTTTACTGCCCTGTGTTCTGCTGCTTAAGGGACGGCGTTGCTGCATCCTTTTAAAAGTAGACCATGACAAGGGTGAAGCACATATTTTGCAGCCTGAAGTGGGTGACGGTGAAATGGTTCTGCCAATTACAGAGTTGGCAGACAGCTTTACCGGTAATGTGTTCTACGTTAAGAAGAAATATCAGTTTGATCAGCGTAGCCCGGAAGTGCTGGGTGATAAGAAACAGCACTGGTTCTGGGGAACGGTCATGCAGGTCATGCCGATCTACCGGGATGTTCTGGTTGCCTCACTGCTGATTAACTGTTTCGCTGTAGCATCACCCCTGTTTGTCATGAACGTTTATGACCGGATTGTTCCCAATCTGGCGTTCGATTCATTGTGGGTGCTGGCTGTCGGGGTTTCGCTGGTTTTCCTCTTTGACTTCCTGTTACGCAAGCTGCGTTATTATTTCATTGATGTCGCCAGTAAAAAACTGGACCTGCAACTGTCAGCAAAAATTTTCTCCCGGGTAATGGGTATCCGTCTGGAAGCCAGGCCCTTATCAGTCGGGGCTTTTGCAAACAATTTACAGTCATTTGAAGCGATCCGGGAATTCATTACATCCGCCACAATCAGTGCGTTGGTTGACTTACCCTTTACTATTATTTTCTTACTGGTGATCTGGATAGTCGGTGGACCTCTGGTCGCCATCCCTGTCGTGGTGATTGTGATATTGCTGGGATACAGCATGTATTTGCAGAAACCTCTGGCACAACAAATCGAGCTTACATCCAAGCTTTCCGCGCAGAAACAGGCCACTCTGATAGAAGGTCTGTATGGCATAGAAGCCATTAAAATCACCGATTCCCAGAGTAAGTATCAGGTGCTTTGGGAACAGTCGATCAGTGAAATGGGCAAACATGATATTAAAACCCGCCGGCTGACAAACAGTGCTTCCAGCCTGTCCAGCTTTTTACAGCAGATGATGACAGTTGCTGTCATTATCCTGGGGGTATATCTGGTTGCTGCCGGTGAACTGACGATGGGCGGTATTATTGCGGCGGTGATGCTCGGTGGCCGGGCGGTAGGACCAATGGCGCAGGTTTCATTACTGGCAACCCGGTATAATCAGGCGAAATCGTCCATGACTCTGATCAATCAGGTCATGGAAATGCCGCTTGAGCAGGAAGAGGGACGCAAGTACGTCAGCCATTCCAAGCTGGACGGAAAAATCGAATTTGATAATGTGAGTTTTTCTTACCCAGGTTACGAATCCACCGCACTGAACAACATCAGCTTCACTATTAATCCCGGTGAGCGGGTTGCGCTGATCGGCAGTATCGGGGCCGGTAAGAGTACCTTGGAAAAACTGATATTAGGGCTGTATGTCCCAACGGAAGGGGATATCCGCATTGACGGTGTAAATATTCAGCAACTTCATCCTGCAGAGTTACGGCGAAATATCGGTTGCATCACCCAGGACGCTCAGCTGTTCTTTGGCAGTATCCGGGATAACATCGTACTGGGTACCCCGTTTGCGTCTGATCAGGCACTGTTACGGGCTGCAGAGTGGGGCGGCGTGACTGAGTTTACCAATCATGATCCGGATGGTCTGGAACGGCAGGTCGGTGAAGGCGGTCGTCAGTTGTCCGGTGGCCAGCGTCAGGCGGTTGCTGCGGCGAGGGCGATGATTATGGACCCGCCAATATTTGTTCTTGATGAACCTACCAGTCAGTTAGACAGGCGTTCAGAGCAACGGCTGCTTGAACAACTTAAGAAACTGGATGAGACGAAAACGATTTTCCTCAGTACGCACAAATCAAGCATGCTGGATGTTGTGGATCGTATTATTGTGCTGGAAAAAGGCCGTCTGATTGCGGACGGGCCGAAGCTTGAAGTGATCAACTGGCTGCGTGAAGGCGGTCCCCGAAGTGGTCAGGCGCAGCAGAGAGGCTAA
- a CDS encoding HlyD family type I secretion periplasmic adaptor subunit, which yields MTKQQDYSADIQSPLDKDVSGIQDVNAEADKNEAVSSMNETLADAKSEAPGNARQAMSEMSQASKIAKKDNVSVDPELHEFIDSAAEAVLLDTPRSSRVLLWAVFAFLLVIVVWAYYAELDEITRGEGSVIPSQQLQVVQYLEGGIVEEIFVKEGQEVSPGQPLVRVDDTRFLSDFREREQEAAFLKVSVSRLRAELKSVDINDDAAPDDWQENVKVIAAPIEIDSEIQEQFPLMFGREQAQLAEYQRNLRNQLSIIGRQVDQKVQEQRELQSRISHLERSYSLSLEELKITKPLAQQGIIPRIEVLKLERELNGFKQELEGARLVVPKIQSGIQEAVDKRREVAYAARSESLGKLNEMLAKLNQTKEAQVGLKDRVERTTVVSPVQGTIKTLLVNTLGGVIQPGMDLVEIVPTEDQLLIEAKIAPKDIAFLRPGLKAIVRLTAYDFAIYGGLEGKLEHISADSIEDEKGNIYYLIRIRTDNSSLAKGKDDLPIIPGMMATVDIMTGKKSVLDYLLKPIFKAQQRALTER from the coding sequence ATGACAAAACAGCAGGATTATTCAGCAGATATACAGTCGCCACTTGATAAAGATGTGAGCGGTATACAGGATGTTAATGCTGAAGCTGATAAAAATGAAGCAGTTAGCAGCATGAATGAAACGCTGGCAGATGCAAAAAGTGAAGCGCCCGGAAATGCCAGGCAGGCGATGTCTGAAATGTCTCAGGCATCAAAAATAGCCAAGAAAGATAACGTCAGCGTCGACCCTGAGCTGCATGAGTTTATCGACAGTGCCGCAGAAGCTGTTCTGCTGGATACACCACGCAGCTCCCGTGTTTTATTGTGGGCGGTATTTGCGTTTTTGCTGGTGATTGTGGTCTGGGCCTATTATGCAGAACTGGATGAAATTACTCGTGGTGAAGGCAGTGTTATTCCTTCGCAGCAACTGCAGGTTGTTCAGTACCTTGAAGGCGGAATCGTTGAGGAAATTTTTGTTAAAGAAGGCCAGGAAGTGTCGCCCGGACAACCTTTGGTCCGGGTTGATGATACCCGCTTTCTTTCAGATTTCAGGGAGCGGGAGCAGGAAGCAGCATTCCTGAAGGTCTCGGTCTCCCGGTTACGTGCGGAGTTGAAAAGCGTTGATATTAATGACGATGCTGCGCCTGATGACTGGCAGGAAAATGTTAAAGTTATTGCGGCTCCGATTGAGATTGATAGCGAGATTCAGGAACAGTTTCCGCTGATGTTTGGGCGGGAGCAGGCTCAACTGGCTGAATACCAGCGTAATTTACGTAACCAGCTCAGTATTATTGGCCGGCAGGTCGACCAGAAAGTACAGGAACAACGGGAGTTACAGTCGCGGATCAGTCACCTTGAACGATCCTACAGTCTGAGCCTTGAAGAACTGAAAATTACCAAGCCACTGGCACAACAGGGGATCATTCCCCGTATCGAAGTGCTGAAGCTGGAGCGGGAATTAAACGGGTTTAAGCAGGAACTTGAAGGTGCCCGGCTGGTTGTACCGAAGATTCAGTCAGGCATTCAGGAAGCCGTTGATAAACGTCGTGAAGTCGCTTATGCGGCCCGTTCAGAAAGTCTGGGCAAGCTGAATGAAATGCTGGCTAAGCTCAACCAGACAAAAGAAGCACAGGTAGGGCTGAAAGACAGAGTAGAGCGAACGACTGTTGTTTCGCCGGTACAGGGGACGATTAAAACGTTGCTGGTCAATACACTTGGCGGGGTCATTCAGCCGGGTATGGATCTTGTCGAAATTGTACCGACGGAAGACCAGTTATTGATTGAAGCGAAAATTGCGCCGAAGGACATTGCCTTTCTTCGGCCCGGGCTGAAGGCCATCGTAAGGCTGACGGCTTATGATTTTGCCATTTATGGCGGACTCGAAGGTAAGCTGGAACATATCAGCGCTGACAGTATCGAAGATGAGAAGGGTAATATTTATTATCTGATCAGGATCCGTACAGATAACAGCAGCTTAGCTAAGGGCAAAGATGACTTGCCGATCATTCCGGGAATGATGGCAACGGTTGATATAATGACGGGAAAAAAGAGCGTTTTAGATTATTTGCTGAAACCGATTTTTAAAGCTCAACAACGAGCACTGACGGAACGATGA
- a CDS encoding TolC family outer membrane protein: protein MFKLSRYGLAVMLAYGGSAQAQTLMEAAAYTIESSPDVGIIKSQYLSRTEQIGISKAGYLPTVDLALGYGQEWTDSPGTRTPANGHEDVELTRKEASLTLSQLLYDGSRTSNEVDRVTSEATAHRYQLWSAAENITLEVADAYLNVIHSQNELGLAEQNLNDHIDILEGIRERSESGLSSASDLSQVKGRLSRAHANYLSTENNLLDAKARFFKIVGQEADDLQAVSDVNENMPLSYEEALQHAGKVHPTLQAARFDVDAAEAQLRVQDAAFRPDVRFELGGTWNDDLDGTEGHNNDRTAMIRLRYNLFNGNADTYREKQAYYQLMEATGIEERAQRQVAEGLSLAWNAYQLLDKQMEFLSGYVEESDKTLIAYEQQFELSRRTLVDLLDAENELFESRRQLLAAERDFTMSKYRVLNAMGELLAVLNIDRSSVLSAAEVEEIQSLN, encoded by the coding sequence ATGTTTAAACTATCTAGGTATGGCCTGGCAGTGATGCTTGCATACGGAGGCAGTGCTCAGGCACAGACTCTGATGGAAGCGGCTGCATATACGATTGAGAGTTCACCGGATGTAGGCATCATTAAGAGCCAGTATCTGAGCAGGACTGAGCAAATCGGTATATCCAAGGCGGGTTATCTGCCAACTGTAGATCTTGCGTTAGGCTATGGTCAGGAGTGGACTGACAGTCCGGGAACGCGTACGCCGGCGAATGGCCATGAAGATGTTGAACTGACCCGTAAAGAAGCATCACTGACGCTGTCTCAGCTGTTATATGATGGCAGCCGTACCAGCAATGAGGTAGACCGGGTAACCTCTGAAGCAACAGCTCACCGTTATCAGTTATGGTCTGCAGCGGAAAATATTACCCTGGAAGTGGCCGATGCATATCTGAACGTCATACATTCACAGAATGAACTCGGTCTGGCAGAGCAGAACCTCAATGATCATATTGATATTCTGGAAGGTATCCGGGAACGTTCTGAATCCGGTTTGAGCTCCGCATCAGATCTTTCTCAGGTAAAAGGCCGGCTGAGCCGGGCCCATGCTAATTACCTGTCTACAGAAAACAACCTGCTGGATGCTAAAGCTAGGTTCTTCAAGATTGTTGGCCAGGAGGCTGATGATCTGCAGGCGGTAAGTGATGTGAATGAAAACATGCCGCTGTCGTACGAAGAAGCGCTTCAGCATGCAGGAAAGGTTCATCCAACCCTTCAGGCAGCCCGTTTTGACGTAGATGCAGCAGAAGCTCAGCTGCGTGTGCAGGATGCTGCATTCCGGCCCGATGTCCGTTTTGAACTGGGCGGAACATGGAATGATGATCTGGACGGTACCGAAGGTCATAACAATGACCGGACGGCAATGATCCGTTTACGCTATAACCTGTTTAACGGTAATGCAGATACTTACCGTGAGAAACAGGCGTACTACCAGTTGATGGAAGCGACCGGTATTGAAGAACGGGCACAGCGTCAGGTGGCTGAAGGCCTGAGCCTGGCCTGGAATGCTTACCAGTTGCTGGATAAGCAAATGGAGTTTCTGAGCGGATACGTTGAAGAAAGTGATAAGACACTTATCGCTTACGAACAGCAGTTTGAGCTTAGCCGCCGGACGCTGGTTGATTTGCTTGACGCTGAAAACGAACTGTTCGAATCCCGTCGTCAGTTGTTAGCGGCAGAGCGTGATTTTACGATGTCCAAGTATCGTGTACTTAATGCGATGGGTGAGTTACTGGCGGTTCTGAATATTGACCGTTCATCTGTATTATCAGCTGCAGAAGTTGAAGAAATTCAGTCACTGAACTGA
- the ttcA gene encoding tRNA 2-thiocytidine(32) synthetase TtcA, with the protein MSEALEKANKTRLNKLQKRLRREMGRAIEDFNMIEDGDKVMVCLSGGKDSFAMLDILMNLQKSAPIHFEILAVNLDQKQPGFPEHVLPEYLTEVGVPFHIIERDTYSVVKEVVPEGKTTCSLCSRLRRGTLYGFAEEVGANKIALGHHRDDILETFFLNMFYGGKLKSMPPKLVSDDGKNMVIRPLAYAREKDIEAYAQLREFPIIPCNLCGSQDGLQRQVVKEMLQTWDKEHPGRIETMFRSLQNVVPSHLADIELFDFKGLQHGYAHGIADPEGKGLKQATPAAMPEMIDILAL; encoded by the coding sequence ATGAGCGAAGCGCTGGAAAAGGCAAATAAAACCCGTTTGAACAAGTTGCAGAAACGTCTGCGACGGGAAATGGGGCGTGCCATTGAAGATTTCAATATGATTGAAGATGGCGACAAGGTCATGGTGTGCCTGTCTGGCGGTAAGGATTCATTTGCCATGCTGGATATCTTAATGAATCTGCAGAAGAGTGCGCCGATTCATTTTGAAATTCTGGCAGTTAACCTCGATCAAAAGCAGCCGGGGTTCCCTGAGCATGTATTGCCCGAATACCTGACTGAGGTGGGAGTGCCGTTTCACATTATCGAACGTGATACTTACTCCGTTGTAAAAGAAGTTGTTCCGGAAGGGAAAACGACCTGCTCACTGTGTTCGCGGTTACGCCGTGGCACACTGTATGGTTTTGCAGAAGAAGTAGGCGCCAATAAGATCGCACTTGGTCATCACCGCGATGACATCCTGGAAACATTTTTCCTGAACATGTTTTACGGTGGCAAACTCAAGTCCATGCCGCCGAAACTGGTCAGCGATGACGGTAAAAATATGGTTATCCGGCCACTGGCCTATGCCCGTGAGAAGGATATTGAAGCATACGCGCAATTGCGTGAATTCCCGATTATTCCCTGCAACCTTTGCGGCTCGCAGGATGGCTTACAGCGTCAGGTTGTAAAAGAGATGCTGCAAACCTGGGATAAAGAGCATCCCGGACGCATCGAAACCATGTTCCGTTCCCTGCAAAATGTAGTGCCGTCTCATCTGGCAGATATCGAACTGTTTGACTTTAAAGGTCTGCAACACGGCTATGCTCACGGTATTGCCGACCCTGAAGGTAAAGGCCTGAAGCAGGCAACACCGGCGGCCATGCCGGAAATGATCGATATTCTGGCGCTCTGA
- a CDS encoding YaiI/YqxD family protein: MTVWVDADACPNVIKDILFRAADRKQIPTVLVANQFLRVPQSAYIRSVQVPSGFDVADNYIAEHCQGDDLVITADIPLAAEVVEKGVLAINPRGELYTAENIRQRLNMRDFMAELRDAGMVSGGPPKLGQTERQQFANQLDRLLTKLLRKR; the protein is encoded by the coding sequence TTGACCGTCTGGGTTGATGCAGATGCCTGCCCGAATGTGATTAAAGACATATTGTTCCGGGCAGCTGACCGTAAGCAGATTCCTACCGTACTTGTGGCCAATCAGTTTTTGCGGGTACCTCAGTCAGCTTATATCCGGTCGGTACAGGTTCCTTCCGGCTTCGATGTGGCTGATAACTACATTGCTGAGCATTGTCAGGGGGATGACCTTGTTATTACCGCAGATATCCCGCTGGCCGCTGAAGTAGTCGAAAAAGGTGTGCTGGCGATTAATCCGCGCGGCGAACTCTATACTGCCGAAAATATCCGCCAGCGGCTGAATATGCGTGACTTCATGGCTGAGTTACGGGATGCCGGTATGGTCAGTGGCGGGCCGCCTAAACTTGGCCAGACGGAACGGCAACAATTTGCTAACCAGCTGGACCGGCTGTTAACAAAGTTGCTTCGTAAGCGTTAA
- the soxX gene encoding sulfur oxidation c-type cytochrome SoxX has product MHKQYLSMFVAGAVLSIAGSVQAATSDALIEQGRDVFLNKSKGNCISCHQISDPGAKLAGNQGPPMIAMAQRFPDKRKLRAQIWDATVNNPLTIMPPLGKHWILSEEQIDAVVEYVYQF; this is encoded by the coding sequence ATGCATAAGCAATACCTCTCAATGTTTGTGGCAGGCGCTGTGTTATCTATTGCTGGCAGTGTACAGGCGGCAACTTCTGATGCGCTGATTGAGCAGGGGCGGGATGTATTCCTGAACAAATCCAAGGGTAATTGCATTTCCTGCCATCAGATCAGTGATCCGGGTGCCAAGCTGGCCGGTAATCAGGGGCCGCCCATGATTGCAATGGCGCAGCGCTTTCCGGATAAGCGCAAGCTGCGCGCCCAGATCTGGGACGCGACAGTTAATAATCCTTTGACCATTATGCCACCACTGGGCAAACACTGGATTCTCTCTGAAGAACAGATTGATGCCGTGGTTGAGTATGTTTATCAGTTTTAA
- the soxY gene encoding thiosulfate oxidation carrier protein SoxY has product MTMHRRTVVKAMLACSALVGLGAVIPGAAFAARNKDAFSSDDQAKAMQALFDAEPANSTDIVLKAPSIAENGAVVPVTVSTEMANVESISIFVADNPTPLVAEFMIPAGTQASVATRIRMGKTSTITAVVKADGKLFSTARETKVTIGGCGG; this is encoded by the coding sequence ATGACAATGCATCGTCGTACTGTGGTTAAAGCTATGCTTGCCTGCAGTGCTTTAGTCGGTTTAGGTGCGGTAATTCCCGGAGCAGCATTCGCTGCCCGAAATAAGGACGCTTTCAGTTCAGATGATCAGGCAAAGGCTATGCAGGCATTGTTTGATGCTGAACCGGCTAACAGTACCGATATTGTACTTAAGGCCCCGAGCATTGCTGAGAATGGTGCAGTGGTGCCTGTAACCGTCAGCACGGAAATGGCCAATGTAGAAAGTATCAGTATTTTTGTCGCAGACAATCCAACCCCGCTGGTTGCGGAATTTATGATTCCGGCCGGCACTCAGGCCAGCGTTGCTACACGTATCCGTATGGGTAAAACCTCAACTATAACAGCGGTTGTTAAAGCGGACGGCAAGTTATTCAGCACCGCCCGTGAAACCAAAGTCACCATCGGTGGTTGTGGTGGTTAA
- the soxZ gene encoding thiosulfate oxidation carrier complex protein SoxZ: MAGIFKVKAKAKDGMTRVKMLAKHVMETGQRKDKKTGEVIPAKFIQEVTVQHGGNTVFSGQLGTAVSKNPYFSFTFAGGAKGEELSISWVENTGTSATETAKIK, encoded by the coding sequence ATGGCGGGTATTTTTAAAGTTAAAGCAAAAGCTAAAGACGGTATGACCAGGGTTAAGATGCTGGCAAAGCATGTAATGGAAACCGGTCAGCGTAAAGATAAAAAAACCGGAGAAGTGATTCCGGCTAAGTTTATTCAGGAAGTCACTGTACAGCACGGGGGTAACACTGTTTTTTCCGGACAGTTAGGGACTGCGGTATCTAAAAACCCGTATTTTTCCTTTACCTTCGCCGGCGGTGCCAAAGGTGAAGAGCTGTCGATCAGCTGGGTGGAGAATACCGGTACATCTGCAACTGAGACAGCCAAAATTAAGTAG
- the soxA gene encoding sulfur oxidation c-type cytochrome SoxA — translation MRIITGLVAAGMLSLGLPLQAADSGFNLETVNPEADRLALQAFYQKRYPDVAIEDYVNGIYALDAESREQWEEIEEFPPYEFSIEEGEELFNTPFANGESYADCFENGGIGVRQNYPYWDREDGTVKTLEFAINECREENGEKPLKWGKGDIARISAYMAWTSRDNVFDIQIPEDDSRALQAYLDGKKFFYTKRGQLNISCANCHLQGSNIRIRADLPGPMLGQVTHWPVFRSKWGNLGTLHRRYAGCHRDSRSKPLKPQAEGFRNLEYFQTYMSNGLVVNGPGARK, via the coding sequence ATGAGAATAATAACAGGTTTAGTTGCCGCCGGTATGTTGTCACTGGGATTGCCGCTGCAGGCTGCCGACAGCGGTTTTAATCTTGAAACCGTTAATCCCGAAGCTGACCGGCTGGCATTACAGGCGTTTTATCAGAAACGCTACCCGGATGTTGCAATCGAAGATTACGTCAACGGTATTTATGCGCTGGATGCGGAATCCCGGGAGCAGTGGGAAGAAATTGAAGAGTTTCCCCCCTATGAGTTTTCCATTGAAGAAGGTGAAGAGCTGTTTAACACCCCTTTCGCCAATGGTGAAAGCTATGCCGACTGTTTCGAGAATGGGGGCATCGGTGTCCGCCAGAATTATCCTTACTGGGATAGAGAAGACGGCACCGTTAAGACGCTGGAATTTGCCATTAATGAGTGCCGTGAAGAAAACGGCGAAAAGCCACTCAAGTGGGGGAAAGGGGACATCGCCCGTATCTCCGCCTATATGGCCTGGACATCCAGAGACAACGTTTTTGATATTCAGATTCCTGAAGATGACAGCCGGGCTTTACAGGCGTATCTGGACGGTAAAAAGTTCTTTTACACCAAGCGTGGTCAGCTGAATATTTCCTGCGCGAACTGCCACTTACAGGGCTCGAATATCCGCATCCGTGCTGACTTGCCAGGCCCGATGCTTGGTCAGGTGACGCACTGGCCGGTGTTCCGTTCCAAATGGGGTAATCTTGGAACCCTGCATCGCCGTTATGCCGGTTGCCACCGTGATTCCCGTTCCAAACCGTTAAAACCACAGGCTGAAGGGTTTCGGAATCTGGAATACTTTCAGACTTATATGAGTAACGGGTTAGTGGTGAATGGCCCCGGTGCCCGTAAGTAA
- the soxB gene encoding thiosulfohydrolase SoxB — MSMTRREFAQLLGLAGAAGLLPLQGFAAKKQPADMYELANFGNVRLLHMTDCHAQLQPVYFREPNVNLGVGNAWGKAPHLVGNHLLEHFSVRPGTLEAHAFSCLNFQQDAGRYGKVGGFAHIRTLVERLRQSYGSEHTLLLDGGDTWQGSGTAYKTRGMDMVKAANLLGVDVMTGHWEFTYHQQEILQNIAAFKGEFLAQNVFITEDALFEGADEYVFDEDSGRVFKPYTIREMGGARIVVIGQCFPRTKIANPARFIPDWTFDIYDENLQALVDEVRETESVDAVILLSHNGMDVDLELARRVSGINVILGGHTHDGMPAPSLVKNNGGQTLVCNVGSNGKFIGVMDLDIRNGKVQDYRYRLLPVFSELLPADAEMKQLITDIRAPHLDWLQEELAVADELMFRRGNFNGTFDQLICDALRERQGAQISLSPGFRWGTTVLQGQMVTMEHVLDQTCLTYPETYVREMTGEALKLILEDVADNLFNPNPYLQSGGDMVRVGGFDYVCDPLASIGNRVSQMTLDDGTLIEAGKTYKVAGWATVGARSEGADIWDVVADYLRDHQTARISKLNTPKLLNVKGNPGIVDYS, encoded by the coding sequence ATGTCGATGACGCGACGGGAGTTCGCGCAGTTACTGGGGCTGGCCGGCGCCGCAGGATTACTGCCGTTACAGGGATTTGCAGCAAAGAAGCAACCAGCAGATATGTACGAACTGGCTAACTTTGGCAATGTTCGGTTGCTGCACATGACGGATTGTCATGCCCAGTTACAGCCGGTGTATTTCCGTGAACCAAATGTCAATCTGGGCGTGGGGAATGCCTGGGGCAAAGCCCCGCATCTGGTAGGGAATCATTTACTGGAGCATTTCTCTGTACGTCCGGGCACCCTGGAAGCGCATGCCTTCAGCTGTCTGAATTTTCAGCAGGATGCCGGCCGTTACGGGAAGGTCGGTGGCTTTGCCCATATCCGCACCTTAGTTGAACGGTTGCGGCAAAGCTATGGCAGTGAACATACGCTGCTGCTGGATGGAGGGGATACCTGGCAGGGATCCGGAACGGCATACAAAACCCGTGGCATGGATATGGTGAAAGCCGCTAACCTGCTGGGGGTGGATGTGATGACCGGTCACTGGGAATTCACCTATCATCAGCAGGAAATACTGCAAAATATTGCAGCGTTTAAGGGTGAGTTTCTGGCGCAGAATGTATTCATTACTGAAGATGCGCTGTTTGAAGGCGCTGACGAATATGTCTTTGATGAAGACAGTGGCCGGGTATTCAAACCTTATACAATCCGTGAAATGGGCGGTGCCCGTATCGTGGTTATCGGCCAGTGTTTTCCGCGCACCAAGATAGCGAATCCGGCCCGTTTCATTCCTGACTGGACCTTTGATATCTATGATGAAAATCTTCAGGCGCTGGTAGACGAAGTCCGTGAGACAGAATCAGTGGATGCGGTCATTCTGCTTTCCCATAACGGCATGGATGTGGATCTGGAACTGGCCCGGCGGGTCAGTGGTATTAATGTCATTCTTGGCGGGCACACACATGATGGTATGCCGGCTCCTTCACTGGTTAAGAATAACGGTGGCCAGACACTGGTTTGCAATGTCGGTTCTAACGGAAAATTCATTGGTGTGATGGATCTGGATATCCGCAACGGTAAAGTTCAGGATTACCGCTACCGTCTGTTACCGGTTTTTTCCGAGCTGCTGCCTGCGGATGCTGAAATGAAGCAGTTGATCACAGATATCCGGGCACCACATCTTGACTGGTTACAGGAAGAGCTGGCGGTCGCTGATGAACTGATGTTCCGTCGCGGTAACTTCAATGGCACCTTTGATCAGCTGATCTGTGATGCTTTAAGAGAACGGCAGGGCGCTCAGATCTCCCTGTCTCCCGGATTCCGCTGGGGAACAACTGTCCTGCAGGGGCAGATGGTAACCATGGAGCATGTACTGGATCAAACCTGCCTGACCTATCCGGAAACCTATGTGCGTGAAATGACCGGGGAAGCGCTGAAGCTGATTCTTGAGGATGTGGCAGATAACCTGTTTAATCCGAATCCGTATCTGCAGTCCGGTGGTGATATGGTCAGGGTTGGTGGCTTTGATTATGTCTGCGATCCGCTGGCATCAATTGGCAACCGGGTATCACAGATGACACTGGATGACGGTACCCTTATCGAAGCCGGTAAAACCTATAAGGTCGCCGGGTGGGCAACGGTGGGTGCCCGTTCCGAAGGCGCTGATATCTGGGATGTGGTGGCTGATTATCTGCGGGATCACCAGACCGCCCGCATCAGTAAGCTGAATACGCCTAAGTTGCTTAACGTGAAAGGCAATCCGGGAATTGTTGATTACAGCTAA